The Coffea arabica cultivar ET-39 chromosome 2c, Coffea Arabica ET-39 HiFi, whole genome shotgun sequence genome includes the window ACACAATGAAATTAGTGAGTTTATACAACATCACATCCTTGAATTACTAATATGAACAAAGAACAAAATATACAAGTGGTGAATTGAGTGTAATCCTAAAAATAGTCTCGAATCACTTATTGGAGTTACAAAGCTCTTTAAAAATGAAGCATATAAGAAGTGTGGTTTGGACCATTTTGAGAGGCATTTGTCAAGGTCaagataaaaatagaaaatcgtCATGATAAATTTAACCAAACAATCTTAAGTTAATTAAATATTGATTTTTCGTTCAAAACTAATTTGAGAGCCAAAGGAAAAAGGATGATTCAGGTAGTAATATTAGAAATTGTTTGAATTTCAACCTTTTGCACACGTTTGGTTAATGGAATCAGTCGGCCATTGATTTGCTGCACATGCTCTAAGTTGAGGCTACTAATATTGGAGGTCAGTTTATTAAGAGCAGGACGAACTTCTTTCTCCAATGCCCCAACCTAAAATTAAACCACAcaacaattaattaaaaaaaaattgtcaattcAAATCGCAGAAGTTTTCGGAATTAGGGTAAATATTGCATGAGATGAATGCAACAGAATTCACTTCATAACCAGAGTGAAGAATGGATATTTTTACTTCATTCTCCAAGCAACTGCAAGCAGACTCAAGGCATGCCTCCAAGGCAACAAACTCAAGTGGAAGTAGCTTCGGTCCGTCCTTGCTCTCTGCAATATGTCGTTTGCTACCTCCTAGACCTTCATTCATGTTTAGGGGGCTTCTGGAACAACTTGAAGCAATAAAGGCTCTTGATTGAGGCTCTTCCAAATTGTAGAAGTCCACATTGTCCCCCTTCAAGACCACATCAACAATAGtgataaatttatttttacatCTGTAAAAGCTTCTTATGTATATTCTTGTAAAATACTTTTTCATCAACTACTTTTGATCTTTTTAGAGGATTCCGTTTTTGACTGCTCATTAATACTATTGGTTTCTTAACACTCTGCCTCAAACAGGATTCCAGATTTCACTTTGAGGGTTTAGAAGGTGAAGTTTAAGCCGAAGTGTTTgtataaaacctcttcaattcctATAGTATCCGTCTTCCCTAAATATATGAATGCAAGTGAATTCatcaattttgatttaaaaatccAGAGAAAGTTCCTTACAACTCCAGAAATTCAACCGGAAACTATGCTTGTAATATACTAAAAGCCAAAACAGTTGGGCTTGCTCAATTGCTATGAAAGGCAGTTGGCAATGCGTCACGCACAATACATCTATCAACAAATAGTTCAATGCAGATTATCAGCACTGTCCCAATCACCTAACACAGGCCAAAAGCATCCGTGCTGGAACTTATTTGGCCATCAGACGTCAAAGATATGGCCATCATTGCCGGTGATTTTGATACTGATGCAATGTGGCTACTCCCAATTGAATACCATTTTCTGAACATGTTAGGTTTCTAAAAGTTGCTGGGCAAGTGTACACAAGATTTcacataaaaaaagaaaaactatttTAAATGTTCCCATGGCTTGtggatgaaactttctacactaGTCAATGTAGGAACGATAAATCAACAAGTTGAGCAGCCAATCAGTCACAAAGCACTAGTGCAGTAGTAGACATGTACCAACGGGGTGAGGACAGCTTGGTGGTGGCGGAAGATTTTCAGGCGCAGCTCCTCAACGAAGGGAGCAACAGAAGGGTCTTTAGAATTGAGCAAGAGGACCTCATGGGCAGTGATAATGGCCTTGATATGCTCGAGGCTCACCACAATAGCCCGCTCCCGGCTGAGCAAGGTGGCCGGGTAGCCGAGGAGCGGGTCCAGAATACGAAGATCCCGGGTCTGCAGACCAGTGCGCCTCATGATTGCATGCTTTCCTGCTTCCAATACTTCGGGGGGATTCCCTTCTGAATCCAGCAAGACCCAGGTACGCCGAGTTCCCAGCAACCCCGCCTTCTTGGACTTCTTTGGGGTTGAAAAATCGACGTCATCAACATGATCAGCCATAGCAGCAGTTTGGGAGTTGAATCAGGAATTAATCCTCCTCAGTTGATCCACAACAGGATTAGGAATAGGGTGTCCACCCCCGAAAAATCACCACCCCTATAAACTACTACTACTCTACTGTTGAAGAAAACATGTACAAGACAAAAAGGGAGCAGGAGAAGCACAAGTAGCAGGTGAAGGTTCAGTTGTTTCACCCCCAGACAGGCCTACTCAGTGCTTGCTGACCACATCATCAGTTTGATAGAGCAGACGAATTTTACAGGGACAGTCATACTCGGGGCAGGGGGTGACTCCAGAGAATATGATCCGTTTTAACATCTGGACACAGACTTCCCACTGAGGCGTCCAAGGATTTGTGACTCTGACCAGCGATTTCTAGGCACTATCCTCTTCCAATCTAATACACTGTTAGTATTCACACGTAAAGGACAATAGAAATCTAGTACTCATCATTTATGAACAAGTTGTACCTTGTTAACAACAATTGTTTCTTATTGAtgcaaaaatcttttgaaactTATCTCCATATTGCTTCATTCACACACTAAAAAGACGGTTAAAACAgtaacaagagaaaaagaaaatttatgaGTATTGCTTCGACCGAATTCTGATAGGAGGGCCATATCAATGCTGGTGTTGAGTTTGGATCTCGTATCTGTGAAACTAAGATGCCATTCCTGGGTTGTGAATTTAGTTGATCTGAGGACTTGACAGCCCAACTCATAAGGCCTTTAGCCCTCCTCATACTAGGTGCTGGCAAACAGCAAGGTTCAATTCTGGTAATTCCCAAAGCAATAAACTAACTGGTAGTATCTCATTCGTCATGGCAAATGTCTTGTTTCGAGTCTCCAACTTTCCTTTttactctttcttttcctttgtcaGATTTAGAACGCgttttaaaccaaaacaaataaattaaaaaataattaactaaACTCTTGTAATCATTTTTCAGTGCATTCTGTGTAATGCTTATCTGCTATGCATGTAATACaagtttttattttactacAGAGAGTTAAGTTGATCTAGGCTAGCTGACATGTTTGTTCCatcacttcatttttttttttttttgcaaaattctTTTCTAGGAAAATTCTAAATTGAGGACTCACAAATTCCGGCTTTTGCATTGCCAAGCCTGAGCCATATAAAacgaaaatgggaaaaaaaaaaggctgaagTATATATACATACTCCAAAACTATGGAAGTTTTTTTatcatctccttttcttttaaaattttttattgaagAAAAGTCATGATACGAACAACAGCACTAGGTCCATTGATTTTCCTTCCTCTAACATGGTTTTGAACATATAAAGTGACCTCTCCAAATAAATACACAGTACATAGGATTCCAGCAGTAACCGCCGCCGGAGGAGGGGGGGGGGCGCATGGGAGCAGCTACTGATTAGGATGGAAGTATGGAGGGGTTATGCATTCCTTATAGACACAAAAAAGACACCATCAAGCCATCACATTAATCCCAAGTGCTTATAccaggaaattgcaatcaaataTAGGACGATGCTGCAAGCTGTTCCGCCGCCGCAGAATAAGATGAAATAGTAATTGGGAGGATCATTCTTTTGGAAGAGACTAAAGTCGTGGATATTCATACTAAAAACTCCTGTCACAGTGGTAAAAGCCATGAGCACAACGCCTGCTGTCATGAACAACACCGCCTTTTGCATCATTCTGTTCTGCGTGTCATCCAGCATGATATTGATGTAGTCTTCCGTGTCATCTACGTACTCCCTTAGCTTCACAGGACCAGCACGAGCATTTTATAAGTATTGACTTAAAAAGCTAATTAGTAGTATTATGTTCTTGAGAGACTCGTGAGATCTTgtaaccaaaaacaagaaatgaaagaaaaaaaaatgaagtttcAATTCCCCAGATTGTAGATTGATATGCAGAGACGACAAACTGGCAAACGTATTactacaaggaaaaaaaataccgTTTTATCTTTTAAGGTTAGTTGTAGTACCATTAGTTGCGTTATCTGCAGTGCCCCATTAATAGAACCCTAATACTGAAAGCCCCAAAAACCCTTGGGTGTTCCTTGGTAAACTTTTGAGAGCctaattttccaaacttttaaagggtattttcattttaaattcGTCCTTGAAAGTAGAATTTCTCACATACGCAGACGCACAAGGAAGAGGATTGAATGCCACGAGGGAAATAAAATTCTTGTCTAGATGCAACATGTACAGTTATAGTCTTAGAGATGCTTGCACCATTCTAGAATACACAGGTTTCGATTCCGAATGATCCATCAATATACGAACTTGAACTTGAAAGCCTATGATTGACTTTGGACAACTCTTTAATTTGCAATAATGCTTTCGAGGGATATATCAGAGTTAGCGAGTTGAGTTACATACAGTTGATAGGCCAGATAATGTTGCATCCACCCGAACAAAGTAGGCTTCCACGATTATTTCCACATCCTTCACACCGAGATGCTTGCTTTTGCCTATCATGTATCTTCTACTGCTAGTATGGATTGCAAATTGGCTTCCTCTGCTGAGAGAACTGGCTGTGCGGATTGCCCGTTTCTGGTGGTGCTGTTCGGCAGGGTGAAAATCAACGCTGAAACGGCTGGAATTCCCTCTGTCTTGCGCTAACGTTTCACCAGAAACCCTGCTGACTAATAAGATAAAAGAGAATTAAGAGATGCCAAAGCTTGAAAGAAGGCAGTAACAGCCGAAAGCTTGGGACGAGCATGTACAAAGCGTAACGGGTAAAAGTTGAAATGTATAGGATGTAAAAGAAACATCCCGTGCCTTTCATCCAGGACTCTCTGCacaatttcatgttttatggaGGATAGGGAAGAATTCCTAAGCCGCCTCTCAACTGCATCCTTGTTTGTCAGATACATCTTAGCCATATATTCGTCGTTATTCAGCAATCGCTCTAACTCATCTCGCAGCTGAAAATTAATTAAGACATTTGCACTGCTCCTATTAGTGATCTACGAAACAAAATTATGAATATTGACTGGGAAAATTAAGGAAGAACTATTACCTTTTGAACACGTTGGAATAATTGGGCTAACCGGTTTTTGATCCTGTGCACCCGCTCCAAATTGAGGGTGTTAATTTTTGAAGTCACTTCATCCAATGCTGGATAAGCTTCCTCCTCCAAAGCCGTTGCCTGCAGATttcaatgcaaaaaaaaaaaaaaaaaaaaaagggtcgaTACAGCGCAAACCATAAaaggaaaataaggaaaaagaaCAATTCTCTGGCGGGGAGTATTAACCTCTTCGTCCAAATAACCGCAAGCAGCGTCCAGGCAGGCTTCTAATACTACAAACTCAAAAGGAAGAAGCAGGGGTGGTCCAGTATTATCTCCATTTTGTCCCCTCGTCAATAGCGACTCTTCTTCCCGTGACAGTGCTTCGGTAGCCTGGTGGTGCTGCATGATTCTGTGTCGGAGCTCTTCCACGAAGGGCGCGACGGAGGGCTCTCTGGAGTTGAGCAGGAGGACTTCATGTGCCGTAACTATGGCTTTGATGTGCTCCAAATGGACGATGATGGCCCGTTCCCGCCCTATCAAAGTGGCCGGATACGAGAGGAAAGGATCCAATATTCGAAGATCAAGGCCAGACAGGCCAGTCCTCCGCATAACACCGTGCTTCCCTGCTTCCACTATATTTGATTCGCCGGTTGAGTCCAGTTGTAGCCATGTTCGGACCCCCGTGGCCTTCTTTCGGAGATGATCGCCTCCTCCACTGATGCCAGCCATAGAGCGctggaagaaggaaaaaaaaaaagaagaagaagaagagaatttcaaatccaagaaagcaaaaatgtaaCAAAAATCAATACTACGCTTAGAGAGTGACTTTTGAGGTGGGAGGGAGGTAGTACCTGATGACCACCACACCACAGCCAACAACTCACAAAATGTGAAATAAGCCAGCCAGGGCAGGCGAAAAGAACCACctgaaattgaaattgaatgCTTGCAACAATAATGTCGAGGCCATCATGCACGATCGAGCATCTAAATCATGACGTCAATGTTCATGCTATCTTGCTGATTAATTTATGGGAAGATCCAATTGACATGTGCTAACTAACCCAACTCATGTACGAATATTATTTCGAGGTTTACCACGCCCGTCCACCTGCTAACGTACGAATATTATTTCTGGGTGTTGCAGACATCACACTCTCACTTTTTAGAACCTGCAGATTCGCTGCATGGTGACGGTACCTTTGTAGTGGCGGTTACTGCCGGACGTAATATCATCACCAAGTGTTactctccatttatttatttatttattttgattctGGAAATATGGTAAACAGCTACTGGCCTAAGTGAGACTAATTAAAGCCAACTAGCTGATGGATGTAAGTCAAGCTTAGGAAGTTTTGGCACGATTACTTCAGTTTCTTGGGCTAGGAAAATGGATGCGCAACGGATCTCCTGTCCCATATCCTGTGTCATTTtttgtcccactttttattatattactatttctccttcataaacatcatgttttagttcttttttgtttccttaagatccaataactataaatttagtaatacacaaaatttaacaaactcaaaaaatcaaaatgcataaaaaatgagattttttataaattttctgctgcattttttaattttctattatatattatttttttgaaactgttgtatttattttttactgaatttatagttattggatcttaaagaaacaaaaaagaactaaaacatgatgtttacgAAGGAGAAATagtaatttaataaaaaaacgGAAGAGAATGGCACGGGGTGTGGGATAAAAATTGCGAAATGGATGCCATGCCAGCAcaagacaattttttttttttatttatttataatttttaaccCTTCCACTCCTCCCCATACTCTTCTTATCTCCCCGTTCTCTTTTTTATCTCCAACTGCCAAGTACAAGATTCCAACATTGAACCTCACAACAACACGACAAGGAAGAGTCTAAGAACCCCCGGCCTGACCACTGAGCGCATGAGAAAAAATTTCGATTAATTTGTGAAGTTAACATTCCGGATGTGCCATATGCACAGCTCA containing:
- the LOC113728686 gene encoding magnesium transporter MRS2-3, whose protein sequence is MAGISGGGDHLRKKATGVRTWLQLDSTGESNIVEAGKHGVMRRTGLSGLDLRILDPFLSYPATLIGRERAIIVHLEHIKAIVTAHEVLLLNSREPSVAPFVEELRHRIMQHHQATEALSREEESLLTRGQNGDNTGPPLLLPFEFVVLEACLDAACGYLDEEATALEEEAYPALDEVTSKINTLNLERVHRIKNRLAQLFQRVQKLRDELERLLNNDEYMAKMYLTNKDAVERRLRNSSLSSIKHEIVQRVLDERVSGETLAQDRGNSSRFSVDFHPAEQHHQKRAIRTASSLSRGSQFAIHTSSRRYMIGKSKHLGVKDVEIIVEAYFVRVDATLSGLSTLREYVDDTEDYINIMLDDTQNRMMQKAVLFMTAGVVLMAFTTVTGVFSMNIHDFSLFQKNDPPNYYFILFCGGGTACSIVLYLIAISWYKHLGLM